A stretch of Haloprofundus halophilus DNA encodes these proteins:
- a CDS encoding cupin domain-containing protein, translating into MESNDGDDGGAVVKRESEVEYESVGAAEGMKKGVLLSDADGAPHFAIRRFSLDPGASVPKHTNEVEHEQYVLDGEYTVGVGGEEYEVSAGDSLLIPAGVVHWYRNESDEPGAFLCAVPNGDDSIELVEE; encoded by the coding sequence ATGGAATCCAACGACGGTGACGACGGCGGGGCGGTCGTCAAGCGCGAGTCCGAAGTCGAGTACGAATCGGTCGGCGCGGCCGAGGGGATGAAGAAAGGTGTGCTCCTCAGCGACGCCGACGGTGCACCGCACTTTGCGATTCGACGGTTCAGCCTCGACCCCGGAGCTTCGGTCCCGAAACACACCAACGAGGTCGAACACGAGCAGTACGTTCTCGACGGCGAGTACACGGTGGGCGTCGGCGGCGAGGAGTACGAGGTGTCGGCGGGTGACTCGCTTCTCATCCCCGCGGGCGTCGTCCACTGGTATCGAAACGAGAGCGACGAACCGGGCGCGTTCCTCTGTGCGGTGCCGAACGGCGACGACAGCATCGAGTTGGTCGAGGAGTAG
- a CDS encoding DEAD/DEAH box helicase, whose amino-acid sequence MSQQVAQVDTLFLHESGGRDDYTVVATRDGERLFRGRLGLKETNAGPRPGKFRIVDGSDEVPRSPDQFVELARRASRIRISQQTSQHGRSELREMLDGYQLDALVVRTCRFCADGGRYSPITEETAIKTEREYICPDCAIRELERELSFKGNLTAAAQDRLEELLLDVQDLDRITNLLQGNLDPDLTKFDEISATVEDVDPVPTSSLNLHPELQKMTEERFENLLPVQSLSVRNGLFDGQDQLVVSATATGKTLVGELAGVNRALEGKGKLLFLVPLVALANQKYDDFRERYGHLANVTIRVGASRINDDGNRFDPNADIIVGTYEGIDHALRTGKDLGDIGSVVIDEVHTLKEDERGHRLDGLISRLKYYCEDRAERRENYGGAQWIYLSATVGNPEWLARRLEATLIEFEERPVPIERHLTFADGQEKVRIENKLVRREFDTESSKGYRGQTIIFTNSRRRCHEISRKLEYDAAPYHAGLDYRRRKKVERMFANQDLAAVVTTAALAAGVDFPASQVVFDSLAMGIEWLSVQEFSQMLGRAGRPDYHDKGKVYMLVEPDAAYHGSMEMSEDEVAFMLLKGEMEDVATMYDESAAVEETLANITVAGKRAKRLNDRMLGEIPTKHAVGKLLEWKFIDGFEPTPLGRAITRHFLAPDDAFRILDGIRNGLDPYAIVAEMELADDDY is encoded by the coding sequence GTGTCTCAGCAGGTCGCGCAGGTCGACACGCTGTTCCTCCACGAGAGCGGCGGCCGCGACGATTACACCGTCGTCGCCACCCGCGACGGCGAGCGGCTCTTCCGCGGCCGACTCGGTCTCAAGGAGACGAACGCCGGTCCCCGACCCGGGAAGTTCCGCATCGTCGACGGTTCGGACGAGGTGCCGCGAAGTCCCGACCAGTTCGTCGAACTGGCCCGCCGAGCGTCGCGTATCCGCATCTCCCAACAGACCTCCCAGCACGGTCGAAGCGAGCTACGGGAGATGCTCGACGGCTACCAGCTCGACGCGCTCGTCGTCCGGACCTGCCGGTTCTGCGCCGACGGCGGCCGTTACTCGCCCATCACCGAGGAGACGGCCATCAAGACGGAGCGGGAGTACATCTGTCCGGACTGCGCGATTCGCGAACTGGAGCGAGAGCTCTCGTTCAAAGGGAACCTGACCGCGGCGGCGCAGGACCGCCTCGAAGAGCTCCTCCTGGACGTACAGGACCTCGACCGCATCACGAACCTGCTGCAAGGAAATCTCGACCCCGACCTGACGAAGTTCGACGAAATCAGCGCGACCGTCGAAGACGTCGACCCCGTGCCGACGAGCAGTCTGAATCTGCATCCCGAGCTACAGAAGATGACCGAAGAGCGGTTCGAGAACCTCCTGCCGGTACAGAGTCTCTCGGTCCGAAACGGCCTCTTCGACGGACAGGACCAACTCGTCGTCAGCGCGACGGCGACGGGGAAGACGCTCGTCGGCGAGCTTGCCGGGGTGAACCGTGCGTTGGAGGGGAAGGGGAAACTACTGTTTCTCGTTCCGCTCGTTGCGCTCGCCAACCAGAAGTACGACGACTTCAGAGAGCGCTACGGCCACCTCGCAAACGTCACGATTCGGGTCGGGGCCTCGCGAATCAACGACGACGGCAACCGCTTCGACCCGAACGCCGACATCATCGTCGGCACGTACGAGGGAATCGACCACGCGCTCCGAACCGGAAAGGACCTCGGCGACATCGGCAGCGTCGTCATCGACGAGGTGCACACGCTGAAGGAGGACGAGCGGGGCCACCGCCTCGACGGCCTCATCTCGCGGCTGAAGTACTACTGCGAGGACCGCGCGGAACGCCGCGAGAACTACGGCGGGGCGCAGTGGATCTACCTCTCCGCGACCGTCGGTAACCCCGAGTGGCTGGCGCGGCGACTGGAGGCGACGCTCATCGAGTTCGAGGAGCGACCCGTCCCCATCGAGCGCCACCTCACCTTCGCCGACGGACAGGAGAAAGTACGAATCGAGAACAAACTCGTCCGCCGCGAGTTCGACACCGAGTCCTCGAAAGGCTACCGCGGCCAGACCATCATCTTCACCAACTCGCGGCGGCGCTGTCACGAGATTTCGCGTAAATTGGAGTACGACGCCGCGCCGTACCACGCCGGGTTGGATTATCGGAGAAGAAAGAAAGTCGAGCGGATGTTCGCCAACCAGGACCTGGCGGCCGTCGTCACGACGGCGGCGCTGGCGGCGGGCGTCGACTTCCCCGCCTCGCAGGTCGTCTTCGACTCGCTGGCGATGGGCATCGAGTGGCTCTCCGTCCAGGAGTTCAGCCAGATGCTCGGCCGTGCTGGACGGCCGGACTACCACGACAAGGGGAAGGTGTACATGCTGGTCGAACCCGACGCCGCCTACCACGGGTCGATGGAGATGAGCGAGGACGAAGTCGCGTTCATGCTCCTGAAGGGCGAGATGGAGGACGTGGCGACGATGTACGACGAGTCCGCCGCCGTCGAGGAGACGCTGGCGAACATCACCGTCGCCGGCAAGCGCGCCAAGCGACTGAACGACCGGATGCTCGGCGAGATACCGACGAAACACGCCGTCGGGAAACTGCTGGAGTGGAAGTTCATCGACGGCTTCGAACCCACCCCCCTGGGGCGGGCCATCACGCGACACTTCCTCGCGCCCGACGACGCGTTCCGGATTCTGGACGGGATACGGAACGGACTGGACCCCTACGCCATCGTCGCCGAGATGGAACTGGCCGACGACGACTACTGA
- a CDS encoding SLC13 family permease — protein MAAITPGIVFVSLVILAALVLFATEPVPVDITALGVMVTLMLVQPVTEALASVGLLAAPLVMISVEQGLSGFASQATLTVLAMFILSDGVQRTGVVQILGAKIAAVTRESESRQLGAVIGVVAPISGFINNTAAVAILLPMVTDLAERGRNSPSKLLLPLSYASMFGGTLTLIGTSTNILASDIFDRLGYEPFSMFEFTGLGVVVTLVGTAYLLTVGRYLTPARIRPQSDLTEEFEMAEYLTEVLVREDSPLVGQRVQDALVETALDVDLLQLIRDGDVFLEPLGPKEIQAGDVFAVRTDRDTLIELLDVEGLDLVPVRVDEETLEAGEGGQNLVEVVVAPQSALVGESLSSIGFRQRYDATVLALRRGGELIRRRMDDVALQVGDTLLVQASTESVERLDRNRDFIVAQEVERRDFRESKIPVAVGIVALVVAVAALAPIPIVVSALAGALAMVATRCLKPTEIYEAVQWDVIFLLAGVIPLGVAMQETGADQLLADFVVASAAALPMLGVLALFYVVTALLTNVISNNASVVLMVPVAVEAATQIGANPLSFVIAVTFAASTAFMTPVGYQTNLFVYGPGGYKFTDYLRVGAPLQLLFAVVTTLGITVFFPVTG, from the coding sequence GTGGCAGCGATAACACCGGGCATCGTCTTCGTCTCTCTCGTCATCCTCGCTGCGCTCGTACTCTTCGCGACGGAGCCCGTCCCGGTCGATATCACCGCGCTCGGGGTGATGGTGACGCTGATGCTCGTGCAACCGGTGACGGAGGCGCTCGCGTCGGTCGGACTGCTGGCCGCACCACTGGTGATGATTTCGGTCGAACAGGGGCTGTCGGGCTTCGCGAGTCAGGCGACGCTCACCGTACTGGCGATGTTCATCCTCAGCGACGGCGTCCAACGGACCGGCGTCGTCCAGATACTCGGCGCGAAAATCGCGGCGGTCACCCGCGAGAGCGAGAGTCGCCAGCTAGGTGCCGTCATCGGCGTCGTCGCCCCCATCTCGGGCTTCATCAACAACACGGCGGCCGTGGCGATTCTCCTCCCGATGGTGACCGACCTCGCCGAGCGCGGTCGGAACTCGCCGTCGAAACTGCTGTTGCCGTTGTCGTACGCGTCGATGTTCGGCGGGACGCTCACGCTCATCGGCACGTCGACGAACATCCTCGCCAGCGATATCTTCGACCGTCTCGGCTACGAGCCGTTCTCGATGTTCGAGTTCACGGGGTTGGGAGTCGTCGTGACGCTCGTCGGAACCGCGTACCTGCTCACGGTCGGTCGGTATCTCACACCCGCGCGCATCAGACCGCAGTCCGACCTCACCGAGGAGTTCGAGATGGCCGAGTACCTGACCGAGGTGCTCGTCCGGGAGGACTCCCCGCTCGTCGGCCAGCGAGTACAGGACGCACTGGTCGAAACCGCACTCGACGTCGACCTGCTCCAGTTGATTCGCGACGGCGACGTGTTCCTCGAACCGCTCGGCCCGAAGGAGATACAGGCGGGCGACGTGTTCGCCGTTCGGACCGACCGCGACACCTTGATCGAGCTGTTGGACGTGGAGGGGCTGGACCTCGTGCCGGTCCGCGTCGACGAGGAGACGCTGGAGGCCGGCGAGGGCGGACAGAACCTCGTCGAAGTCGTCGTCGCCCCGCAGTCTGCGCTCGTCGGCGAGTCGCTCTCCTCTATCGGCTTTCGTCAGCGCTACGACGCCACCGTGTTGGCGCTGCGGCGCGGCGGCGAACTCATCCGCCGACGGATGGACGACGTGGCGCTACAGGTCGGCGACACGCTGCTCGTGCAGGCGTCGACCGAGAGCGTCGAACGCCTCGACCGCAACCGCGACTTCATCGTCGCCCAGGAGGTAGAGCGCCGCGACTTCCGCGAGTCGAAGATTCCGGTCGCCGTCGGTATCGTCGCGCTCGTCGTCGCCGTCGCGGCGCTCGCGCCGATTCCCATCGTCGTCTCGGCGCTGGCGGGAGCGCTGGCGATGGTCGCGACGCGCTGTCTGAAGCCGACCGAGATATACGAGGCCGTCCAGTGGGACGTCATCTTCCTCCTGGCGGGCGTCATCCCGCTCGGCGTCGCCATGCAGGAGACGGGGGCGGACCAGTTGCTCGCCGACTTCGTCGTCGCCAGCGCCGCCGCGTTGCCCATGTTGGGCGTCCTCGCGCTGTTCTACGTCGTCACGGCGCTCTTGACGAACGTTATCTCGAACAACGCGAGCGTGGTGCTGATGGTCCCCGTGGCGGTGGAGGCGGCGACCCAGATCGGGGCGAATCCGCTCTCGTTCGTCATCGCGGTGACGTTCGCGGCGTCGACGGCGTTCATGACGCCCGTCGGCTACCAGACGAACCTCTTCGTCTACGGCCCCGGCGGCTACAAGTTCACGGACTACCTCCGGGTGGGCGCGCCGCTGCAGTTGCTGTTCGCCGTCGTCACGACGCTCGGTATCACGGTGTTCTTCCCCGTCACGGGGTGA
- a CDS encoding minichromosome maintenance protein MCM: MAQASNQELTERFMQFYRNYYRDRIGQLAQNYPNEQRSLFIDYDDLYRFDPDLADDYQSHPEQMREYAEEALRLYDLPADVSLGQAHVRLDNLPESIAIRGIRVHDDHVGKMVSIQGIVRKATDVRPKVTQAAFECQRCGTMAYIPQSDGSFQEPHECQGCERQGPFMVSFDQSEFIDSQKLRVQESPEGLRGGETPQSIDINVEDDITGRVTAGDHVTVVGVLHIEQMKNGQEKSPIFDLYMDGVSVTIEDEEFEDMDITDEDKEEIVELSTHPDIYDEMVASVAPAIYGYEKEKLAMILQLFSGVTKHLPDGSRIRGDLHMLLIGDPGTGKSQMLSYIQNIAPRSVYTSGKGSSSAGLTAAAVRDDFGDGQQWSLEAGALVLADKGIAAVDELDKMRPEDRSAMHEALEQQKISVSKAGINATLKSRCSLLGAANPKYGRFDQYEPIGEQINLEPALISRFDLIFTVTDQPDPDHDGKLADHILQTNYAGELNTQRTNLTTSNFTQKEVDAVTEEVAPAIEADLLRKYIAYAKRNCFPTMTDEAMATIREFYVDLRAKGADEDAPVPVTARKLEALVRLAEASARIRLSDTVDAEDAERAVDLARSTLQDIGVDPETGQFDADVVETGQSKTQRDRKMNLRKLIGDIEGEYDGGAPVEVILEEAEEKLGISEQKAEQEIEGLKRKGELYEPTQGHLRTT; the protein is encoded by the coding sequence ATGGCGCAGGCATCGAATCAGGAGTTGACCGAGCGGTTCATGCAGTTCTACCGCAACTACTACCGGGACCGCATCGGGCAGCTCGCCCAGAACTACCCCAACGAGCAGCGCTCGCTCTTCATCGACTACGACGACCTCTATCGCTTCGACCCGGACCTCGCCGACGACTACCAGTCGCACCCCGAGCAGATGCGGGAGTACGCCGAGGAGGCCCTCCGCCTCTACGACCTCCCCGCGGACGTCAGTCTCGGACAGGCGCACGTCCGCCTCGACAACCTCCCCGAGAGCATCGCGATTCGCGGCATCCGCGTCCACGACGACCACGTCGGGAAGATGGTGAGCATCCAGGGCATCGTTCGTAAAGCGACCGACGTCCGGCCGAAAGTGACGCAGGCGGCGTTCGAGTGCCAGCGCTGCGGAACGATGGCGTACATCCCGCAGTCCGACGGCAGTTTCCAGGAACCGCACGAGTGCCAGGGCTGCGAACGACAGGGGCCGTTCATGGTCAGCTTCGACCAGTCGGAGTTCATCGACTCCCAGAAACTCCGCGTCCAGGAGAGCCCCGAGGGCCTCCGCGGCGGCGAGACGCCCCAGAGCATCGACATCAACGTCGAAGACGACATCACGGGGAGAGTGACCGCCGGCGACCACGTCACGGTAGTCGGGGTGCTCCACATCGAGCAGATGAAGAACGGCCAGGAGAAGTCGCCCATCTTCGACCTCTACATGGACGGCGTCTCGGTGACCATCGAGGACGAGGAGTTCGAGGACATGGACATCACCGACGAGGACAAGGAGGAGATCGTCGAGCTCTCGACGCACCCGGACATCTACGACGAGATGGTCGCCTCCGTCGCGCCCGCCATCTACGGCTACGAGAAGGAGAAACTCGCGATGATCCTCCAGCTCTTTTCGGGCGTCACGAAGCACCTACCCGACGGCTCTCGTATCCGCGGCGACCTCCACATGCTCCTGATAGGCGACCCCGGTACCGGCAAATCGCAGATGCTCTCGTACATCCAAAACATCGCGCCGAGGTCTGTCTACACCTCCGGTAAAGGTTCGTCCTCGGCGGGTCTGACCGCCGCCGCCGTCCGCGACGACTTCGGCGACGGCCAGCAGTGGTCGCTCGAAGCCGGTGCGCTCGTGCTCGCCGACAAAGGCATCGCGGCCGTGGACGAACTGGACAAGATGCGGCCGGAGGACCGCTCTGCGATGCACGAGGCGCTCGAACAGCAGAAGATTTCGGTGTCGAAGGCGGGCATCAACGCGACGCTCAAATCCAGATGTTCGCTGCTCGGCGCGGCGAACCCCAAATACGGTCGGTTCGACCAGTACGAACCCATCGGCGAGCAGATAAACCTCGAACCGGCGCTCATCTCCCGGTTCGACCTCATCTTCACCGTCACCGACCAGCCCGACCCCGACCACGACGGTAAACTCGCCGACCACATCCTGCAGACGAACTACGCGGGCGAGTTGAACACCCAGCGGACGAACCTCACGACGTCGAACTTCACCCAGAAGGAGGTCGACGCGGTCACCGAGGAGGTGGCGCCGGCCATCGAGGCGGACCTGCTGCGGAAGTACATCGCGTACGCCAAACGCAACTGCTTCCCGACGATGACCGACGAGGCGATGGCGACGATCCGGGAGTTCTACGTCGACCTGCGCGCGAAGGGGGCCGACGAGGACGCCCCCGTCCCGGTCACCGCCCGGAAACTGGAGGCGCTCGTCCGCCTCGCCGAGGCGAGTGCGCGAATCCGACTGTCCGATACGGTCGACGCGGAGGACGCCGAACGCGCGGTCGACCTCGCGCGGTCGACGCTGCAGGACATCGGCGTCGACCCCGAGACGGGACAGTTCGACGCCGACGTCGTCGAGACGGGTCAGTCGAAAACCCAGCGCGACCGGAAGATGAACCTCCGGAAACTCATCGGCGACATCGAGGGCGAGTACGACGGCGGCGCACCGGTCGAGGTCATCCTCGAAGAGGCAGAGGAGAAACTCGGTATCAGCGAGCAGAAGGCCGAACAGGAGATAGAGGGACTCAAACGGAAAGGCGAACTGTACGAACCGACGCAGGGCCACCTCCGAACGACGTAA
- a CDS encoding DUF7854 family protein, translating into MDRISALRNVEEALRAFEEGEADLESAERRVVAVLRTYATEFEVDGLSAYRARGDDRADGLVVVADSEREAEERIRSLLDDEGGLTFEVVETN; encoded by the coding sequence ATGGACCGAATCTCCGCACTCCGGAACGTCGAGGAGGCGCTTCGGGCGTTCGAGGAGGGTGAGGCGGACCTCGAGAGCGCCGAGCGCCGCGTCGTCGCCGTCTTGCGGACGTACGCGACCGAGTTCGAGGTCGACGGCCTCTCGGCGTATCGCGCACGGGGCGACGACCGCGCCGACGGTCTCGTCGTCGTCGCCGACTCCGAACGTGAAGCCGAAGAACGGATTCGGTCGCTGCTCGACGACGAGGGCGGTCTCACGTTCGAGGTCGTCGAGACGAACTGA
- a CDS encoding DUF7504 family protein — protein MTSEETAVESVFDGASSVLLLSPSLDEGESDACIELLHPDDADKNALWVSYTKSPDAQLRRWRTHSEHPPANVGVVSVGDSTRSVGAPATAGADEKQLDTGVKTVANPNDLTGLGISITEQLSRWRDNGNRTVVCVDSLTAMLQYVELQTAYEFLHVLTGRLYAVDAVAHFHMDPGAHDEQTVETIASLCDAVVELRDDGRRVRCR, from the coding sequence GTGACAAGTGAGGAGACAGCCGTGGAGAGCGTGTTCGACGGAGCGTCGAGCGTGCTCCTCCTGTCCCCGTCGCTCGACGAAGGCGAGAGCGACGCGTGTATCGAGTTGCTGCACCCCGACGACGCCGACAAGAACGCGCTGTGGGTGTCGTACACCAAGTCTCCGGACGCGCAACTGCGCCGGTGGCGAACCCACAGCGAGCATCCGCCGGCGAACGTCGGCGTCGTCAGCGTCGGCGATTCGACGCGCTCCGTTGGCGCGCCTGCCACGGCGGGAGCGGACGAAAAGCAACTCGACACGGGTGTCAAAACCGTCGCCAACCCCAACGACCTCACGGGGCTCGGCATTAGTATCACCGAACAGCTGAGTCGCTGGCGGGACAACGGCAACCGGACCGTCGTCTGCGTCGACTCGCTGACGGCGATGCTACAGTACGTCGAACTCCAGACGGCCTACGAGTTCCTCCACGTCCTCACCGGCCGGCTGTACGCCGTCGACGCCGTCGCACACTTCCACATGGACCCCGGCGCGCACGACGAACAGACCGTCGAGACCATCGCCTCGCTCTGTGACGCCGTCGTCGAACTCCGCGACGACGGGCGACGCGTCAGGTGTCGATAA
- a CDS encoding DUF7855 family protein, translating to MLLVVTYSQAARATLRNVCQSHEATVVRRFGRAALFEATELGAFLALRLRAKHGGDVQLSRTEPFNEFAEVEADIREAATAYEARDSPSTPYTKFAAGTDYPNPERMRGREL from the coding sequence GTGCTGCTGGTCGTCACGTACTCACAGGCCGCGCGAGCGACGCTCCGGAACGTCTGCCAAAGCCACGAGGCGACCGTCGTCAGGCGGTTCGGCCGCGCGGCGCTGTTCGAAGCGACCGAGTTGGGCGCGTTTCTCGCCCTCCGGTTGCGAGCGAAACACGGCGGTGACGTGCAACTGTCGCGGACCGAGCCGTTCAACGAGTTCGCCGAAGTGGAAGCGGATATACGCGAGGCCGCGACGGCGTACGAAGCCCGCGACTCGCCGAGCACGCCGTACACGAAGTTCGCGGCGGGAACCGACTATCCGAACCCCGAACGGATGCGCGGCCGAGAGCTGTGA
- a CDS encoding DUF7856 family protein, protein MSVVTVRVGARTYSGRAIDLRTENVAPTAVYEAATGDTNGRVVVESPEPGEGYETLWCIREEPTSSVVRSLEAAARSRGQTAPEDDERASVEATLAELDVPTVETTAARRRVASVGADEERLRERVAELRGRLQARREAGESVDGVRQTLSEAAGRLAEVETERIAAEQALERAEREAAAARDARERRLRLEDRAANLARAARRRLAGGVYDEFASALRSLPGEADPGATPAEFRGDPVIARLAAVRVADLGAPVVLCADRFDDADAAAEALDTSVVRV, encoded by the coding sequence GTGAGCGTCGTGACGGTCCGCGTCGGCGCGAGGACGTACAGCGGTCGAGCCATCGACCTCAGAACGGAGAACGTCGCGCCCACGGCCGTCTACGAAGCCGCTACGGGGGATACGAACGGCCGCGTCGTCGTAGAGAGCCCGGAACCGGGCGAGGGGTACGAGACGCTGTGGTGCATCCGCGAAGAGCCGACGAGTTCGGTCGTACGCTCGCTGGAGGCGGCGGCGCGGTCGCGCGGACAGACCGCACCCGAAGACGACGAACGGGCGAGTGTCGAAGCGACGCTCGCGGAACTCGACGTACCGACGGTCGAGACGACTGCGGCTCGTCGCCGCGTCGCCAGCGTGGGTGCGGACGAGGAGCGGCTTCGAGAACGCGTCGCGGAACTGCGGGGCAGACTGCAGGCCCGTCGTGAGGCGGGCGAGAGCGTCGACGGCGTCCGGCAGACGCTCTCGGAGGCGGCCGGGCGACTCGCCGAAGTCGAGACGGAGCGAATCGCCGCCGAACAGGCGCTCGAACGCGCCGAGCGCGAGGCCGCCGCCGCGCGAGACGCCCGCGAACGGCGACTCCGACTCGAAGACCGCGCCGCAAACCTCGCACGTGCGGCCCGTCGCCGCCTCGCCGGAGGAGTGTACGACGAGTTCGCGTCGGCGTTGCGGTCGCTGCCCGGCGAAGCCGACCCGGGCGCGACACCGGCGGAGTTCCGCGGCGACCCCGTAATCGCCCGACTCGCCGCCGTTCGCGTCGCCGACCTCGGCGCGCCCGTCGTCCTGTGTGCCGACCGGTTCGACGACGCTGACGCGGCCGCAGAGGCCCTCGACACCTCCGTCGTCCGAGTTTAA
- a CDS encoding DUF7857 domain-containing protein, giving the protein MELSWSVDHADGISFVTVRVTNDARVDQRIRVENRLAGPVLPPRRAGVPEAGWDDSGYETVVPATESASVGYACPADADEPPVELVEAGRVDGPERRDATPTAEEALRRCGVARPPREAVTVPEPNDGSGDEHRVDGHRVDERRVDEHGTDGRERRGPERDAGRDGAERRATPAEVPEPVDVWFDGVRARIGRAETLTGASVAEATTTLETLGGLGAAERLPARLERDAAALRAIATNAERLADRVESTDVPVEALGRLA; this is encoded by the coding sequence ATGGAGCTCTCTTGGAGCGTCGACCACGCCGATGGCATCTCGTTCGTGACCGTCCGAGTGACCAACGACGCGCGTGTCGACCAGCGTATCCGCGTCGAGAACCGACTCGCCGGACCGGTGTTGCCGCCGCGACGTGCCGGCGTGCCGGAGGCCGGATGGGACGACAGCGGGTACGAGACGGTCGTCCCCGCCACGGAGTCCGCTTCCGTCGGCTACGCCTGCCCGGCAGACGCCGACGAACCGCCGGTCGAACTCGTCGAAGCGGGTCGTGTAGACGGACCCGAGCGTCGAGACGCGACGCCGACGGCCGAAGAGGCTCTGCGACGGTGTGGCGTCGCACGTCCGCCGCGCGAAGCAGTCACGGTTCCCGAACCGAACGACGGGAGCGGCGACGAGCACCGGGTCGACGGGCATCGGGTCGACGAGCGCCGAGTCGACGAGCACGGAACCGACGGACGTGAACGGAGAGGTCCGGAACGGGACGCTGGCCGCGACGGAGCGGAGCGTCGGGCGACTCCGGCCGAAGTTCCCGAACCGGTCGACGTGTGGTTCGACGGAGTTCGGGCGCGCATCGGACGGGCCGAGACGCTCACCGGCGCGTCCGTGGCGGAAGCGACGACGACGCTCGAAACGCTCGGCGGCCTCGGGGCCGCGGAGCGACTGCCCGCGCGACTCGAACGCGACGCCGCGGCGTTGCGCGCGATTGCGACGAACGCCGAGCGACTTGCCGACAGGGTCGAGTCGACGGACGTTCCGGTCGAAGCGCTCGGGAGGTTGGCGTGA